The following is a genomic window from bacterium.
AGAGGCTTGCGCTCTTGTGCCTCGAGGTCGCGCATCTGGGTTCGACGAACCTCGTCAAGGGCCTTCTGGGCCAGCTGAGCGACGTGAAAGCGGTCGAAGACGATGTCGACGTGGGGCAGAGCCTCCAGGACGGCCTTCTGGTATGCGGCGGACATATCCATGCTGACGATCTCGAGATCCTTGAGCCGCTCGGGGCCGAGCAGTTCGAAGAAGCTGTGGAGGGTTTCGGAGCTCTTGCCCTCGGCAGCCCAGACAACGCGGCGGGTGTCGTGATCGACGACCACGGTGAGATACTTATGGTGACGGCGATAACTGATCTCATCGACACCGATGCGACGGAGGTTGTCGAAGCGAGAGGGGTCGAGCTTTTCGCCGACCAAGCGCTGAGCGATATTGCCGACCGTAGCCCAGGCGATGCCGGTCATCTCGGCCACCGCGCTCTGGTTGAGGCGCTGTGCGAGCGCGGCGACGACGTCCTCAAACGACTGGGTGAAGTCGCTATCGGGCCGCGCCCAGGGCACACGCTCGGTGCGGACCCGGACGCAGTGGGGGCATCGCAGACGCCGGATGGCTCCTTCGAGGTAGGTGGGAAGGCCCCAGAGGGCAAGGTGGCGCCATTGGCGGGTTTTCTCCTCAAAGCGGCCGCGAACCTGGGTGCCGCATTCGGGGCAGGTGAGCAGCTCAAAGCGGCGGCGGATGAGGATGATGAGTCGATCACTTTCGAAGCGCACCCCGCGGACCCAAAGGCCGGGAAGGTGCAGGAGTCGATTCAGTAGAGTTTGCACGCGCATGGGTATTCTCCTAGGCCGCAACGAGCGATAGCCGCGAGAGCGGTACAGGCTCTCTTGTCTGGAGCCATGCGGCGACTGAGTTCGTCTTCTGGGCTGGGATGAGAGGAGGAGATGCTCCTACGCGCCTAGCGGCGAGCGTCTGTCTTGGGTGTCTTGGGTGAGCGGCGCGAGACTAGATCTGGGGCCAGATCAACGCTCGGCCAACTCGTTCACTCCGAAGCCGCCGCCAGCCGCGTGTCCCGGCGACCTGTAAGCCACTGTATACCAGTGGTTTAGCGGTTTGCCAAGTGACTTCTCTGGCCATCGGGGTGCTACAGCTCCTGGAGGAGAACCCTAGATCTTTGGAACTTGCGATTCTATGTGCTCTCTCCAGAAGCGTCGTCGCAGCACCGGATTCGCCTTGGCGTTCTAAACACGCAATGCCGCTCATCGTGTAGACGCGAAAGAGGACTCGAGGATTCATTGTCTGGAGCGACTTCCTGGCCTCCGCGGTCAATTCGAGCGCACGGTCCAGATTCCCGAGAAGCCGCTCTGCGTTGCCGAGCGTCGCCGCCGACAGCGA
Proteins encoded in this region:
- a CDS encoding ISL3 family transposase — translated: MRVQTLLNRLLHLPGLWVRGVRFESDRLIILIRRRFELLTCPECGTQVRGRFEEKTRQWRHLALWGLPTYLEGAIRRLRCPHCVRVRTERVPWARPDSDFTQSFEDVVAALAQRLNQSAVAEMTGIAWATVGNIAQRLVGEKLDPSRFDNLRRIGVDEISYRRHHKYLTVVVDHDTRRVVWAAEGKSSETLHSFFELLGPERLKDLEIVSMDMSAAYQKAVLEALPHVDIVFDRFHVAQLAQKALDEVRRTQMRDLEAQERKPLKRSRWALLKRSDTLDSGEEAKISEIQKFNRPLYRGYLLNESFLETFDAPDAECARREIHSWLSWASRSRLKPFVRLARTVRKHLDGILRFIDCRLTNARLEGINNKIRLLSHRAFGFHSAKPLIATIYLCCSNITFSQLQLV